AAGTAACGAAACTTTACCGAATACGGCGTCAGGCTCCACCCGATAGCGTTGCAGGATGGAGATGGATAGCCGGATGATGACTAAACCATCCCCGACCGTTGTCAATCGTTAGGTTGACCGGGAAGTGGGGTCGCCAACGGCAAGAACCAAAAGCTTGCCAAGCGTGACTGCTGCTGTTGAGTGTCTGGATATAGACTGATTTTGACTACCTTTAATATGTTAAAAGAAATATAATTTACGATAAAATTATCGCAGAAATTGTTAGTTTCTGACCAGTCATCAAACATCTCCTCCAAAAGAATATTAAAGGCAGGCAGGATGCCTACCCCACAAGAATTTTTGGAGATGTCTATTAAACCACAGTAAAGAGTCCTTCCATCCCACCCCATAAGCCGCTCGATCGCAGCTAAAAAATATGCCCACACGCGACATTATCGTTATCGGAGCCTCAGCGGGCGGAGTGGAAGCACTGATAAAATTAGCTGGCGATCTGCCTTTGGATATACCGGCTGCTATCTTTGTGGTTGTTCACTTTCCCTCCTACACCAAAAGCGTTCTGCCACAAATCCTCAGCCGCGCAGGTGCTTTGAAAGCAGAACACGCTAAAGACGGGCAAGAGATCGAACGCGGGTATATCTATGTAGCACCTCCGGATTGGCACTTAATTGTAAAACGCAAACATCTTCACCTGTCTGGCGGCCCCAGAGAAAACAATCACCGACCTGCGATCGATACGCTATTTCGATCGGCAGCAGTAGCATACGGGCATCGGGTCATAGGTGTGGTCCTAACGGGCACACTGGACGATGGTACAGCAGGTTTGTTAGCGGTGAAGCAACGAGGTGGAGTTGCAGTTGTACAAGACCCGGACGATGCGCTTTTTGGGGAAATGCCGCGCAGTGCGATCGACAACGTACAGGTTGACTGCATATTACCACTGTCGGAGATTGCAGGTGTGTTGGTAAAGTTAGCGCACGAGTCAGTCGAAGAAGAAGCCGATCGCCCTTCCAATAGTATGGAAATAGAATCTGCTTTGGCTCAGATGGATATGGATATTCTGCAAAGCGACGGTAGACCCGGAACGCCCTCGGCTTTTGCGTGTCCGGAATGTGGCGGTGTCTTGTGGGAGTTGAAGGACGGAAAGTTCGTTCGTTTCCGCTGTCGTACCGGTCACGCCTTTGCGCCGAAAAGTTTGTTAGCTCGCCAGTCTGAAGCTTTGGAAGAAGCGCTTTGGAGTGCCCTCCGCGCCCTAGAGGAAAAGTCCGCGCTCATCCGCAAGATGGCAGAACGGGCGAACGGAAGAGGCCAAAAGCTGTCAGCCCAACGTTTTGAAGCTCAAGCAAAAGAAGCAGACCAAAGCATTGCGCTCATCCGAGAAGCGCTGATCAGAAATAATGGTGACAACGATGGCAATCGGGAGATCGAGCGAAGTGAGATCGATCGACTATGAGACGATCCTGAAGAGGAGCGGGAAAGCGATCGACACAACTAAACTTAGCAATGTACAGCACAAGTGGGATTGTCGATTCTTTTGATTATCATATAGTTGGAAGATTTTTTAATAAAAACCTTTTAAATTCTTACCCTAATGATAGAAGAAATTTTCGATCGGCAAATTGCGGCATCTCTGCAACGACTGGAAATGCTTTGGCAGAGGACGGATACACTGCCCAAGTCGCCCAGAAACTTTATGGGAGAAATTGAACAGATTTCTGACCGAGATGAGGAAATGCTGCTGCGGCAAAGCTTAGACGAACTTACCTTTTCGTTGGAAGAGCTACAGGTTGCCAGCGAGGAACTGCGCGATCGAAATCAAGAGTTAGCCACCGTCCAAATGGCCTTGGAAACGGAACGTCGGCGTTACCAGGATCTGTTTGATTTCGCCCCGGATGCTTATCTGGTAACGAACCCAGAGGGAGTGATTTTAGAAGCAAACCAAGCAGCCGCAAATTTGCTAAATGTTAGGAGCGATCGCATAGTCGGCAAACCCCTAGTAGTTTTCGTGCCAGAATCAGCTCGTCGCGACTTTCGCACCCAACTGTTTCAACGGCAAAACGGTCAGGAACTCAGAGACTGGGAAGTCGAAATTCAGCCCCAGAAGGGACAAGCTTTCCCAGCTGCTTGCACAATAGTGCCGGTGCAGAATTCTCACAGACAGGTAGTAGCTTTGCGCTGGCAACTTCGAGACATCACCAAGCTCAAGCAGGCGGAACAAGTTGAGCAGAAATTACAAATGCTTGACGCCATCCTCCACGCTTCGCCAATTCATCTCTATGTCATCGACCAAACAGGTAAGTGCATCTACGCAAGTCCAGAAGCTGCACGTAGTTGGGGAAAGGTACAAACTGACATTGTGGGCAAGAGATGGCAAGATATAGGTTTTCCAGCACACACGATGGTAAGTTTCGATCTTCAACGGCAAGAGGTTCTCCGCACAGGACAATCCATCACTGGTCAAATAAGCTTTCCATTCGCAGACGGAATTAGGTACTGTGAGTACACCATTAGCTTGATGCAAAATCTCGGCAGTTTTGTTGACGCGGTTGTTCTAACCGTGAAAGATATCACCAAACACAAACAGACAGAAGCGGAAATGAACTATGCTTTGGCGACACAAAAAGAACTCAACCGGATGAAAGCCAATTTTTTATCTGTAATTGCCCAAGAATTTCGCACCCCACTTACAAATATCATCGCTTCCGCCGAATTGGTCAAAATTTACGGTGATAAATGGAGTACCGAGAAAAAAAATCAGCATCTGGAACAGATTCGATCGGCTGTCCAACAAACAAACCAGGTGTTGAATGATATATTACTTGTTTTTAATGCTACAGCAGGCAAACTGCAATTCAACCCGGCGCTGCTGGATCTGGAAAAGTTCTGCCGAGAACAGGTGGAATTTTTCCAGCCAAATGCAAAAAACGGCTGTATCATCACTTTTTCCAGTCAAGGTAATACGAGCGCCTGTTTAGACAAGCAACTGCTGCGGTCTATTCTCACAAATTTGCTTTCCAATGCGATCGAGTATTCTCCTCAAGGCGGCCAAATTAAATTTGATTTAATTTGTGAAAATAGGGAAGCAATTTTCTGCGTCAAATATGAAGATAGTGACGTGACAAAACAAGAGCGAAAGCAACTATTTGATTTGTTATACATAGGTAGTGATGTCGGCAATATAGATGGCATAGGATTGGAGCTATCTATTGTCCAACAGTGTGTAGACTTGCACGGCGGTAAAATTACCTTATCCAGCGAAGTGGGCGCACAAACTGTGGTGACTGTAACGCTGCCGTTGCGACATCTGCGATCCTCCGACGAACAAAAACCCAGTCATTAAAATATTTGCGATCGTAGTAAATAACCCAAACCACATCCTGCCTACGCAGGATTTTTTTTGTATGTTTAACTACAATTAAGTATATACCTATAGAAGTACTTGTAAATAATTTATAAAAGATCTTTAGTTGACACTCTCCCGTTAAGCTGGCGCTATAACGGGAGATTCTTGTTTCACAGAGGAATGCTTTTTAACACGAGTGTTAACGAGTCTTACTTCCTCTCCACAAGCTTGAATTTCCGTATGTCCTACGGTATTTGTTGACAGTATTCTTAAGCCTTCTTCCCTGATATTTTTTGCGGCATTTTCATCTCTATCATGTTGAGTCTGGCAACTTGGACAAACCCATTCACGAATGCTTAGATTTAAAGAATTGTTCTTGACTTTGCAGCAATTACAAAGCTTTGTACTAGGAAAGAATCTGTCAATCTCTATAAGTTTTCCTCCTTCTCTATCCAGCTTGTAGCCTAAGAAATTAAGCAGCATTCCCAAACCAGCATCGTGTATTGATTTTGCTAGTTTGGTACGCGCCAATCCTTTCACGCAAAGGTTTTCTGCTACAATGACTTGGTTCTCGTCAACTAACTTTCTTGAGAGTTTGTGGAGAAAATCTTGTCTAGTATTGGCTATTTTTTCATGGACTCTGGCAACTCTTATAAGCTGTTTTTTGCGATTGTTGGAGCCTTTCGTTTTTCTGGATAAAGCTTGTTGGCGACCTTGCAATCGTTTAGCATATCTTCTGCTAGGTTTGATTGGCTCAACTTTATAACAGCTTTCTCCATCAAACACAGTTACTAAACTGTTCAAACCCAAATCAATGCCGGAAATCTTTCCTTGCTTATTGGTTATTAAATCATCAGTCTCAAACAAGATTGCAGCAAAATACTTATCTGTACTTGTTTTAGAAACTGTTACCGACTTAATCTTGCCGTTAATACTTCTTGAGATTGAAGCTTTAACAATACCAAGTTTGGGCAGTTTTAACCCACCTTTTTTGATTGAACAACTTTCAGGATAACGGATTGATTGCTTATTGTGCTTACTTTTAAACTTAGGAAATCTAGCTCTTTTAGCAAAAAAGTTTTTCAAAGCAGATTCTAAGTTCTTAAGTGTTTGTTGTAATGTAGCAGCCGTTACCTCTTGTAGCCATTCGTAATCAGGGAGTTTTTTCAGTTGGGTAAGGTCTTTCGCCATATCGCAATAGCTCATGCCTTTCCCTGTCTCTTGATACTGATTGTTAGTTTTATTTAGGTAATAATTCCACACAAAACGAGAGCAGCCAAAGCTTTTAGCTAGGGCTATTTCCTGTTCTGTGTTGGGATAAATTCTTACCTTGAGTACGTCTAACATCAGTTACATTGAGCTAAACTTATTCTATATTAATACTTAACGCTCTTGACTGTCAATTATGTATCATAACGGTTTTAGGTCTGTATATAAACTTAACTCTCACGTTGTTTTAGTGGTCTATAAACCAGATATACCACTGTCTACATTAATCGGTAATTTAAAAACAGTGAGTAGTAGACTAATCCGTAAAGAATATCCCTGGTTGGCACAAAAATATTTTTACAACAAGCCCTATTTCACCGACTGGTTCTTACGCAAATCGCTAGTTGTGGTGGTACTACAGTTGAACAACTAAAAAAATATGTTGAGCCAACTTGCCGACACCAGAATAAGGATTCGCTCACGCTCAGTTTATATATTGGTCGCCATTCATCTCCCGTTAAGTCTTCGACTGTAACGGGAGATGAATGGCTTCATTCCAGATAGATGAGATTTAGAGACAAGCGGCTCAAAA
This genomic interval from Aerosakkonema funiforme FACHB-1375 contains the following:
- a CDS encoding chemotaxis protein CheB, producing the protein MPTRDIIVIGASAGGVEALIKLAGDLPLDIPAAIFVVVHFPSYTKSVLPQILSRAGALKAEHAKDGQEIERGYIYVAPPDWHLIVKRKHLHLSGGPRENNHRPAIDTLFRSAAVAYGHRVIGVVLTGTLDDGTAGLLAVKQRGGVAVVQDPDDALFGEMPRSAIDNVQVDCILPLSEIAGVLVKLAHESVEEEADRPSNSMEIESALAQMDMDILQSDGRPGTPSAFACPECGGVLWELKDGKFVRFRCRTGHAFAPKSLLARQSEALEEALWSALRALEEKSALIRKMAERANGRGQKLSAQRFEAQAKEADQSIALIREALIRNNGDNDGNREIERSEIDRL
- a CDS encoding RNA-guided endonuclease InsQ/TnpB family protein produces the protein MLDVLKVRIYPNTEQEIALAKSFGCSRFVWNYYLNKTNNQYQETGKGMSYCDMAKDLTQLKKLPDYEWLQEVTAATLQQTLKNLESALKNFFAKRARFPKFKSKHNKQSIRYPESCSIKKGGLKLPKLGIVKASISRSINGKIKSVTVSKTSTDKYFAAILFETDDLITNKQGKISGIDLGLNSLVTVFDGESCYKVEPIKPSRRYAKRLQGRQQALSRKTKGSNNRKKQLIRVARVHEKIANTRQDFLHKLSRKLVDENQVIVAENLCVKGLARTKLAKSIHDAGLGMLLNFLGYKLDREGGKLIEIDRFFPSTKLCNCCKVKNNSLNLSIREWVCPSCQTQHDRDENAAKNIREEGLRILSTNTVGHTEIQACGEEVRLVNTRVKKHSSVKQESPVIAPA
- a CDS encoding sensor histidine kinase; this encodes MIEEIFDRQIAASLQRLEMLWQRTDTLPKSPRNFMGEIEQISDRDEEMLLRQSLDELTFSLEELQVASEELRDRNQELATVQMALETERRRYQDLFDFAPDAYLVTNPEGVILEANQAAANLLNVRSDRIVGKPLVVFVPESARRDFRTQLFQRQNGQELRDWEVEIQPQKGQAFPAACTIVPVQNSHRQVVALRWQLRDITKLKQAEQVEQKLQMLDAILHASPIHLYVIDQTGKCIYASPEAARSWGKVQTDIVGKRWQDIGFPAHTMVSFDLQRQEVLRTGQSITGQISFPFADGIRYCEYTISLMQNLGSFVDAVVLTVKDITKHKQTEAEMNYALATQKELNRMKANFLSVIAQEFRTPLTNIIASAELVKIYGDKWSTEKKNQHLEQIRSAVQQTNQVLNDILLVFNATAGKLQFNPALLDLEKFCREQVEFFQPNAKNGCIITFSSQGNTSACLDKQLLRSILTNLLSNAIEYSPQGGQIKFDLICENREAIFCVKYEDSDVTKQERKQLFDLLYIGSDVGNIDGIGLELSIVQQCVDLHGGKITLSSEVGAQTVVTVTLPLRHLRSSDEQKPSH